In Streptomyces sp. NBC_00448, the following are encoded in one genomic region:
- a CDS encoding ABC transporter ATP-binding protein has protein sequence MAKARPGAAAEDGPEQGWLRRLSGYAWRYKRSVLLSLGASLAGMGVTALVPLVPKLIIDDVIVKHDRPLAPWAIALVVAAVVVYVLTYLRRFYGGRLALDVQHDLRDEMFRSIMRLDGRRQDELSTGQVVGRATSDLQLIQGLLFMLPVMIGNLLLFLLSLVVMLVLSPVLTLVALAVAPALWFIADRSRKRLFPATWYAQGQAAAVAGVVDGSVTGVRVVKGFGQEQQEMGKLQKVSRRLFAGRLRTVRLSARYTPALQAVPSLGQIGMLALGGWMATRGQITLGTFVAFSTYLAQLTGPVRMLTMMLTVGQQARAGVERVLELIDTRPTLDEGTKTLPPGAPATVDFDNVSFGYSAQRPVLDGFDLSIEPGETVAVVGASGSGKSTVSLLLPRMYDVTGGAVRIGGVDVRELTFESLRSAIGLVPEDSFLFSDTVRANIAYGKPDATDEEVLAATRASQAHGFITALPDGYDTVVGEQGLTLSGGQRQRVALARAILTDPRLLLLDDATSAVDARVEAEIFDALRQVMRGRTTLLIAHRRSTLALADRIAVLDAGRLADLGTHEELQARSPLYRALLTDPEALGADVVDLDPAGAAASRTVERCGHEMAADGTCADPECLLLAEEEAVAEAESVRDAAAGITPELWPEHLRVDEDDDPSGGGTSAPAAARRTAAGPGGMAGALAGMPATPELLAKVAALAPAVDTPDIDEERARSADQAFGLGSMLRGFRTPLLLSLLLVAIDAIAGLLLPVLIRHGIDAGVRRQALDAVWVASLLGLALVLLQWVVEWGSTLLTGRTGERVLYTLRVKIFAHLHRLGLDFYERELSGRIMTRMTTDVDALSTFLQTGLVTALVSVLTFVGILVALLAIDVQLALLVFATLPLLVIATWVFRRKSVRAYESARERIAVVNADLQEHVAGLRVVQAFRGEQHGARRFLGRSDEYRTARVRGQFLISVYFPFVQLLSSVAAALVLIVGAHRVNAGTLTAGALVAYLLYIDLFFSPVQQLSQVFDGFQQATVSLGRIRELLRRPTTTPQARDPRPVHRLRGEITFQDVFFRYGGADAEGTDALAGIDLRVPAGQTVAFVGETGAGKSTLVKLAARYYDPTGGAVLVDGTDIREFDLTGYRQQLGVVPQEPYLFAGTIRDAIAYGRMDATDAEVEAAARAVGADGMIASLEGGYLHHVAERGRNLSAGQRQLIALARAELVDPAVLLLDEATAALDLATEALVNQAADRLSVRRTTLVVAHRLSTAARADRVVVLDHGRVVEDGTHEELLARDGRYAGLWRTFTGEVRSAA, from the coding sequence GTGGCGAAGGCGAGACCGGGGGCAGCGGCTGAGGACGGCCCCGAGCAGGGCTGGCTCCGGAGGCTGAGCGGCTATGCCTGGCGGTACAAGCGCAGCGTGCTGCTGTCGCTCGGCGCGTCCCTCGCGGGCATGGGCGTCACCGCCCTGGTCCCGCTGGTCCCCAAGCTGATCATCGACGACGTCATCGTCAAGCACGACAGGCCGCTCGCGCCGTGGGCCATCGCCCTGGTGGTCGCCGCCGTCGTCGTCTACGTGCTGACGTACCTGCGGCGGTTCTACGGCGGGCGCCTCGCCCTCGACGTCCAGCACGACCTGCGGGACGAGATGTTCCGGTCGATCATGCGGCTCGACGGCCGCCGCCAGGACGAGCTGAGCACCGGGCAGGTCGTCGGCCGCGCCACCAGCGACCTCCAACTGATCCAGGGGCTGCTGTTCATGCTGCCCGTCATGATCGGCAACCTACTGCTCTTCCTGCTCTCCCTCGTGGTGATGCTCGTCCTCTCCCCGGTGCTGACCCTGGTCGCCCTGGCCGTCGCCCCCGCGCTGTGGTTCATCGCCGACCGCTCCCGCAAGCGGCTCTTCCCCGCCACCTGGTACGCCCAGGGCCAGGCGGCGGCAGTCGCCGGTGTCGTCGACGGGTCGGTCACCGGCGTGCGGGTGGTCAAGGGCTTCGGCCAGGAACAGCAGGAGATGGGCAAGCTGCAGAAGGTCAGCCGCCGCCTCTTCGCGGGCCGGCTGCGCACCGTCCGGCTCAGCGCCCGCTACACGCCGGCACTCCAGGCGGTCCCCTCGCTCGGCCAGATCGGCATGCTCGCGCTCGGCGGCTGGATGGCCACCCGCGGCCAGATCACCCTGGGCACCTTCGTCGCCTTCTCCACCTACCTCGCCCAGCTCACCGGCCCGGTCCGGATGCTCACCATGATGCTGACCGTCGGCCAGCAGGCCCGCGCCGGAGTCGAGCGCGTCCTCGAACTCATTGACACCCGCCCCACCCTCGACGAGGGCACCAAGACCCTCCCGCCGGGCGCCCCCGCCACCGTCGACTTCGACAACGTCTCCTTCGGCTACAGCGCCCAGCGCCCGGTCCTCGACGGCTTCGACCTGAGCATCGAGCCCGGGGAGACGGTCGCCGTCGTCGGTGCCTCCGGCTCCGGCAAGTCGACCGTCTCCCTGCTGCTGCCCCGGATGTACGACGTGACCGGCGGCGCCGTGCGGATCGGCGGTGTGGACGTCCGCGAGCTGACCTTCGAGTCGCTGCGCTCCGCGATCGGGCTGGTGCCCGAGGACAGCTTCCTGTTCTCCGACACCGTGCGGGCCAACATCGCCTACGGCAAGCCCGACGCCACAGATGAGGAGGTCCTTGCGGCCACCCGCGCCTCCCAGGCCCACGGCTTCATCACCGCTCTGCCAGATGGCTACGACACGGTCGTCGGCGAGCAGGGCCTGACCCTCTCCGGCGGCCAGCGGCAGCGCGTCGCCCTGGCCCGCGCGATCCTCACCGACCCGAGGCTGCTGCTCCTGGACGACGCCACGTCCGCGGTGGACGCCCGGGTCGAGGCGGAGATCTTCGACGCCCTGCGCCAGGTGATGCGCGGCCGTACGACGCTGCTGATCGCCCACCGCCGCTCCACCCTGGCCCTCGCCGACCGGATCGCCGTCCTGGACGCGGGGCGCCTGGCCGACCTGGGCACCCACGAGGAACTCCAGGCGCGCAGCCCCCTCTACCGCGCGCTGCTCACCGACCCCGAGGCGCTCGGCGCCGACGTGGTCGACCTCGACCCGGCCGGCGCCGCGGCGTCGCGGACCGTCGAGCGGTGTGGACACGAGATGGCCGCCGACGGCACCTGCGCCGACCCGGAGTGCCTGCTGCTGGCCGAGGAAGAGGCGGTGGCCGAGGCCGAATCGGTGCGGGACGCGGCCGCGGGCATCACTCCGGAGCTGTGGCCCGAGCACCTCCGGGTGGACGAGGACGACGATCCGTCCGGCGGCGGCACATCGGCGCCGGCGGCCGCGCGCAGGACCGCGGCGGGCCCGGGGGGAATGGCCGGCGCGCTCGCGGGGATGCCCGCCACCCCGGAACTCCTCGCCAAGGTCGCCGCCTTGGCGCCCGCCGTCGACACCCCCGACATCGACGAGGAGCGCGCTCGCTCCGCGGACCAGGCATTCGGGCTCGGCAGCATGCTCCGCGGGTTTCGCACCCCGCTGCTGCTCAGCCTGCTGCTCGTCGCGATCGACGCCATCGCCGGACTGCTGCTGCCGGTCCTGATCCGGCACGGCATCGACGCGGGCGTACGCCGACAGGCGCTGGACGCGGTCTGGGTGGCCTCCCTGCTCGGCCTGGCACTGGTCCTGCTGCAGTGGGTGGTGGAGTGGGGCTCGACCCTGCTCACCGGCCGCACCGGCGAACGCGTCCTGTACACCCTGCGCGTGAAGATCTTCGCCCACCTGCACCGGCTCGGACTGGACTTCTACGAGCGGGAGTTGTCCGGCCGCATCATGACCCGGATGACCACGGACGTGGACGCCCTCTCCACGTTCCTGCAGACCGGTCTGGTCACGGCGCTGGTCAGCGTGCTGACCTTCGTCGGCATCCTGGTGGCACTGCTCGCCATCGACGTGCAGCTCGCCCTGCTGGTCTTCGCCACCCTGCCCCTGCTGGTGATCGCCACCTGGGTCTTCCGCCGCAAGTCCGTGCGCGCGTACGAGTCCGCCCGCGAGCGGATCGCCGTCGTCAACGCCGACCTGCAGGAACACGTGGCCGGTCTGCGCGTGGTCCAGGCGTTCCGCGGTGAGCAGCACGGCGCCCGGCGCTTCCTCGGCCGCAGCGACGAATACCGCACGGCCCGGGTCCGCGGCCAGTTCCTGATCTCGGTGTACTTCCCGTTCGTGCAGCTGCTGTCCAGCGTGGCGGCGGCGCTGGTGCTGATCGTCGGCGCCCACCGGGTCAACGCGGGCACCCTGACCGCGGGCGCCCTGGTCGCCTACCTGCTCTACATCGACCTGTTCTTCTCCCCGGTGCAGCAGCTCTCCCAGGTCTTCGACGGCTTCCAGCAGGCCACGGTCTCGCTCGGCCGCATCCGTGAACTGCTGCGCCGGCCCACCACCACACCGCAGGCCCGGGACCCGCGGCCGGTGCACCGCCTGCGCGGCGAGATCACCTTCCAGGACGTCTTCTTCCGCTACGGCGGCGCCGACGCCGAAGGAACCGACGCCCTGGCCGGTATCGACCTGCGGGTGCCCGCCGGCCAGACCGTCGCCTTCGTCGGCGAGACCGGCGCGGGCAAGTCCACGCTGGTCAAACTCGCCGCTCGCTACTACGACCCGACCGGCGGTGCCGTCCTCGTCGATGGCACCGACATCCGCGAGTTCGATCTGACCGGCTATCGGCAGCAGTTGGGCGTCGTCCCCCAGGAGCCGTACCTGTTCGCGGGCACCATCCGCGACGCCATCGCCTACGGGCGGATGGACGCGACCGACGCCGAGGTGGAGGCCGCCGCCCGCGCGGTGGGCGCCGACGGGATGATCGCCTCTCTCGAAGGCGGTTACCTCCACCACGTCGCCGAACGCGGCCGGAACCTGTCCGCGGGCCAGCGCCAGCTCATCGCCCTGGCCCGCGCCGAACTCGTCGACCCCGCCGTCCTGCTGCTCGACGAGGCCACCGCGGCACTTGACCTCGCCACCGAGGCCCTGGTCAACCAGGCCGCCGACCGGTTGTCCGTCCGCCGCACCACCCTCGTGGTCGCGCACCGGCTCAGCACCGCGGCCCGGGCCGACCGGGTCGTGGTGCTCGACCACGGCCGTGTCGTCGAGGACGGTACCCACGAGGAACTCCTCGCCCGCGACGGTCGGTACGCCGGGCTCTGGCGCACTTTCACCGGGGAGGTCCGTTCGGCGGCCTGA